A genomic region of Metopolophium dirhodum isolate CAU chromosome 1, ASM1992520v1, whole genome shotgun sequence contains the following coding sequences:
- the LOC132952892 gene encoding uncharacterized protein LOC132952892 has protein sequence MADRTCTLLTQPYEAASGFTSKNTLSIFENLWDEDTAVYSDCDDVDKDLNYIPFINLETSINPINIADVIIETHHNTGQINQDITLRKRRMSKNEKYTQQVKMKETQNKKQIDKHPIILKTCDGKCKKQCPLLSNEHQKEIWKNFWRLNYTDRRKYLSKCVTLVPVKRRRVSANDDINFKKHKSRFYSLTHPELKVELTICKKTFLQTLGYTNDSVITELVAAVEKDSCGQYIKENRGRSRVDIIDREVIVKHIELYHPCISHYRRHNAPNIRYLPRELTLKDMFKDFSSKYPKYCDIETYRTTLKRQNVSLNQPKADDCEDCLSFVADPDDVNQATNSVLELHKTKANKANAEYKKDSQEEDNYETRYYSMDLQKVILLPYLPNIKASYFTSRLVVFNETFATIKKGSSFMSYCVLWHEGINGRKAENITDSILKVISKEIDVTKFVFWADNCTAQNKNWTLYTALITIVNQTFGPNEIIIKYLTKGHTHMSADGIHGNIESKIRTIKNILRWVIIIPYE, from the exons ATGGCAGACAGGACTTGTACATTGCTGACTCAGCCATATGAAGCTGCCTCAGGTTTTACAT caaaGAATACTCTAAGTATTTTTGAGAATTTATGGGATGAAGATACAGCTGTATACTCTGATTGTGACGATGTGGATAAAGATCTCAATTATATTCCCTTTATTAATTTGGAGACTTCTATTAATCCAATAAATATAGCTGATg TCATTATTGAAACACATCACAATACTGGCCAAATTAATCAAGATATTACATTAAGGAAACGTAGGATGTCTAAAAATGAAAAGTATACTCAACAAGTCAAGATGAAAgaaactcaaaataaaaaacaaattgacaAACACCCTATTATTCTAAAGACTTGTGATGGTAAGTGTAAGAAACAATGCCCTCTGTTGAGTAATGAGCatcaaaaagaaatttggaaaaatttttgGAGGCTAAATTATACAGACCGCcggaaatatttatcaaaatgtgtAACTTTGGTCCCTGTAAAACGAAGAAGAGTTTCAGCTAATGatgatattaatttcaaaaaacataaaagtCGTTTTTATTCATTGACCCATCCTGAGTTGAAAGTTGAATTAACTATttgcaaaaaaacatttttacaaacacTTGGGTACACAAATGACTCTGTTATAACTGAGTTGGTAGCAGCCGTGGAAAAGGATTCATGTGGGCAGTATATTAAAGAGAATAGAGGTAGATCCAGAGTTGACATTATTGATCGAGAGGTAATTGTTAAACATATTGAGTTGTACCATCCCTGTATAAGTCACTATAGACGACATAATGCACCTAATATTCGTTATCTACCTCGTGAGTTGACTCTAAAGGATATGTTTAAAGATTTTTCATCCAAATATCCAAAATACTGTGACATTGAAACGTATAGAACAACATTGAAAAGACAGAATGTATCACTTAATCAACCTAAAGCCGACGATTGTGAAGACTGTTTAAGTTTTGTAGCTGATCCAGATGATGTAAACCAGGCAACAAATTCAGTTTTAGAACTTCATAAAACTAAAGCTAATAAAGCTAATGCTGAGTACAAAAAAGATTCTCAAGAAGAAGATAATTATGAAACTAGATATTATTCAATGGATCTACAAAAGGTGATACTCTTACCATACTTACCTAATATCAAAGCATCATATTTCACTAGTAGATTAGTAGTATTCAATGAGACTTTTGCTACAATTAAAAAAGGAAGTTCATTCATGAGCTACTGTGTTTTATGGCATGAAGGTATAAATGGCCGAAAAGCCGAAAATATTACTGATTCTATCTTGAAAGTAATTAGCAAAGAAATAGATGTGaccaaatttgtattttggGCAGACAATTGTACAgcccaaaataaaaattggactTTATACACAGCATTAATAACAATAGTGAATCAAACTTTTGGGcctaatgaaataattatcaaatatttaaccaAAGGCCATACTCATATGAGTGCAGATGGGATACATGGCAACAttgaatctaaaataagaacaataaaaaacataCTCAGGTGGGTGATCATCATCCCCTACGAATAA
- the LOC132934249 gene encoding repetitive organellar protein-like translates to MPTNFFKKDNTSEIIQANLLKYTFLAKRQELRKNVVPMKYRNNNKLATLQLENERNKLLTNLNIGSTKSKKKQDIKNRKDINKLCTKKIQASEKLQHYNKYLAALNEEIRLSQIKDSGKFKNSKIYKSKTYKEPKIHCDLNNLLFKHTHVYNSKVKEQNELRHTLDGLLQELGGKKDKYDSIMCQLNKAAKLLKRVGDNALKSNKDREQAHSNLVSFQETSMLEKKQRERRMYMSVYKLKGDLERSEFLQKKHSERLNRDIIHSSKDDIEQNKIQNDNEELIKLMKHLVHISGDTDLKMIIDNVLKINSNKESLFRHLMFLEQQCLELENSINRDKNIAIDWKILNNNRINHNECTLKHYFEIVQTNSRILNSTQELTDNMKAVYEDLCDKIYTFICRPLKIKINDPLNEENIMEYMTEIENKSFELLYKINCIETSCITGQTEDPMTSDGESKQNLIIKDYNGLEVKMHQILKMQDVYSIQDMHDNGLNNAQTLTTCQEKQAGVVRIRSMLSE, encoded by the exons ATGCCTACAAATTTCTTCAAAAAAGATAACACCAGTGAAATAATTCAAGCCAACTTATTGAAGTATACATTCCTTGCCAAACGACAAGAATTACGCAAAAATGTAGTGCCCATGAAATACCGTAACAACAATaa GCTAGCTACTTTACAACTAGAAAATGAGCGGAATAAACTTTTGACAAACTTGAACATTGGATCGAcaaagtctaaaaaaaaacaagatataAAGAATCGAAAAGATATTAATAAactatgcactaaaaaaatacaagcaTCTGAAAAACTTcaacattacaataaatatttagccGCCTTGAATGAAGAAATTCGTCTAAGCCAAATTAAAGATtcaggaaaatttaaaaattcaaaaatatataaatcaaaaacttaCAAAGAACCAAAAATTCATTGTGACctgaacaatttattatttaaa cATACCCATGTATACAACAGCAAAGTCAAGGAACAAAACGAGTTAAGGCATACATTAGATGGATTACTTCAAGAATTAGGGGGGAAAAAAGACAAATATGATTCGATAATGTGTCAACTGAATAAGGCAGCTAAACTTTTAAAACGTGTAGGTGATAATGCATTAAAATCTAACAAAGATAG aGAGCAAGCGCATAGTAATTTAGTATCCTTTCAAGAAACCAGTATGttggaaaaaaaacaacgaGAGAGGAGAATGTATATGTCAGTTTATAAACTTAAAGGTGACCTCGAACGTAGTGAATTTCTTCAAAAAAAAC atagtGAACGTCTTAATAGAGATATTATTCACAGCAGTAAAGATGATatagaacaaaacaaaatacaaaatgataACGAAGAActcataaaattaatgaaacacTTAGTTCATATCAGTGGAGATactgatttaaaaatgataatagacaatgtattaaaaattaattctaataaaGAGAGTTTATTTCGTCATTTAATGTTCCTAGAACAACAA tgTTTGGAATTGGAAAATTCTATAAACCgtgataaaaatattgcaatcgattggaaaatattaaataataacagaatCAACCATAACGAATGcacattaaaacattattttgaaatagtcCAAACAAATAGTCGAATTCTAAATTCAACACAAGAATTGACGGATAACATGAAAGCCGTGTACGAAGATTTATGCGATAAGATTTACACGTTTATATGTCggcctttaaaaattaaaataaatgatccATTGAATGAAGAAAATATCATGGAGTATATGacagaaatagaaaataaatccTTTGAACTTCTCTATAAAATAAACTGCATTGAAACAAGTTGTATAACGGGACAAACCGAAGATCCGATGACATCTGACGGAGAAtcgaaacaaaatttaataattaaagattACAATGGCTTAGAAGTGAAAATGCATCAAATTCTCAAAATGCAAGACGTTTATTCAATTCAGGATATGCATGATAATGGACTGAATAATGCACAGACGTTAACCACGTGCCAAGA gaAGCAAGCTGGAGTCGTACGGATAAGATCGATGCTCAGCGAGTAG